The window TATTTGTGAATCTGTGTGGGCGTGCAGGTGCATTCCTTCTGTTTATCCCCCATATATCCGCAGGGGCAGGGATTGGCCGCCGCCACAAGCATGAAGTTTGCAGGATATACTACAGTTCTGCCGGCTCTGGCCACTGTGACCTCTCTGTCCTCAAGGGGCTGGCGAAGGGTTTCCAGCACGTTTCGGGGAAACTCCAGAAGTTCATCGAGGAAAAGAACTCCGTTGGATGCCAGACTCACCTGACCGGGGATGGCCTTCGATGTTCCGCCTATGAGCGAAACACTGCTGCTTGTGTGGTGGGGACTGCAAAAGGGGCGGTGAACCGCAAGGTCCCTGCCGTTCTTTATCAGTCCTGCGACAGAATATATCTTTGTGGTTTCAATGGCCTCTGTGATGGTCATATCCGGAAGGATTGTGGGTATCCTGCGGGCTATCATTGTCTTTCCGCTGCCTGGGGATCCTATCATGAAAAGGTTGTGCATTCCCGCCGCCGCTATCTCGGCACATCTGCGGGCGGAGAACTGCCCCTTAACATCGGAAAAGTCCACTTCGTATTCCTTTACGGATGCGAAAAGTTTTGTGCGGTTTATGGCGTAGGGAGTTCCGACGCATCCGCCGTTGATGAACTCGACCACGGATGAAAGGTCTTCGAAGGGATATATCTCTATGCCGTCTATAACAGCGGCCTCGTCTGCGTTGTCTGCTGGCACTACCAGTTTGGTGAAGCCCGCCAGTTTTGCGCCCTCCGCAATGGGCAGTATCCCGCCCACAGCTCTCAGCCTGCCGTCCAGCGAAAGCTCTCCGGCGAACATGCAGTCCTCAGGAACTGATTTGACCATCCCTGCGGAGCATGTCAGTCCCACAGCCACCGGAAGGTCGAAGTGGGTTCCCTCTTTTTTTATGTCGGCGGGTGCAAGGTTGATGGTTATAGGATGGGAGAAAACGTTCAGATTCATGTTCTTCATGGCGGATTTTACACGGTCACGGCTCTCTTTAACGGCGGTTTCCGCCAGCCCCACCATGTTAAACGTTGGAAGCCCCACGGAGCTTATATCCGTCTCAACTTCCACTATCTCCGCCTGAATACCGTTCACCAGCGCACTGAACACTTTTGAAAACATTTTCACCGCCTGCAATACGTTCATTATAAATGTTTTGGCGGCATGTGCAAACTGTTTTGCAATTTCCCCTTGCAGAAATCAAAACGGGATACATATTAAGGGTATAGTTACAGCTTAAGCAGTAACAAATACACTTCCCGAACGAAGAAAAGGTATCCGAAAGAAGTTAAGGCGGACTGAAGATTTCTGAAGAGAGTTCGGGACAGGAGAAAGTCCAATGGGTTCTGAGGTGACACCACCCAACTCGTAAAGCCCCGTAAATCGGCAAAGATTACGGGGCTTTATATTTTTCAACCCTGTGAAGCTCGTCGCTTCTGTCTTTTGCCAGATCAAGCTCCTCAAGCCCCTTTTCGGGCAGAATCATCCTGAATTTGTTCTGTTTATCTATTGAAACCGTGCCGCCGGTCATCTCAAACGCCAGAATGTGGCCTCCGTAGGTCTTTGAACTGTCTATGAAATGCAGGTGATACCCTGCCACGTTTATACCTTTGACATAAGCCGGAAGGCGGTAGCCTACTATTGTTCCCTCTATGTCCTTATACTCAAAAACAGGCTGTGTTCTGACAACTTCCGCAAGAGGTCTGTAGGGCTTTGACTGAGCAGGAACCGAACGGACTGTCATAGCCTTGAATTTCCCTTCAGCTTTTACGGCATAGAAAAGGTTATCGTCTTTTATGAGGCTGTCGGCGAACATCTCAAATGCTTTGAAGTCAACAGGCGAACCGAGCTTCATGGTGATGTCCGGTCTGAAAAGCGACACCGATGCAAAGGGTGTTGTGCCCTGTCCGACCTTATATATCCTGCCGTCGGCCTTTGCCTGATATACCTGCCCGTCAAGGATTATCATCTCCCCTTCGAGTCTGTCAAAAGTACCTATGCCGAAATCCCCGTAGGATTTAAGGTTTTTTATCTGTGCAGAACCGTCATAGCCTCCGGCCAAGAGAGCGTCTATGGTTGATATCTGGGTTACGGTGTTTTCGTTGTGGGCACAGCCGAAAAGCAGCAGTGCGAACAGAAGAAAAGAGGATGTGCGCATCATTTGAGGTTTTCCTGATATTTATCGTAGCTCATGCCGCCCTTTTGCAGGCACTTTTCACGGGCATCGCCCTCAAGATTTCCGCACTGATAGTTATGTCCCGACTTAAATCCGTTATACCATGCCCTTTTGGAGCATCCGGCGGTGAGTGTCAGAACGGTGAGCAGAAGAAGTAACATTTTTTGCATGTCAGCCCTCGTAAACGGACAGGATTGTGTTAAGCGCAGTGTCTATGAGCGGTTCGTCCTTTCTCTCTTTAAGGCAGGAGATGCAGACAGGAACGGTTATTGTTCTGTCGTGGAGGATATCAACATATCCCTGCTCCGCCAGCCATACTGCGTCATCTTCACGAAGTACGCACACGCCTGAGCCTGTCTTCACCAGTTCAATCATGAGGTACTCATCGGACGCAACGATTATCTTTTTCGGATTTTTTATGTCCGGCAGCGATTTTATGAGTTCCGTGCGGAAGGGGCAGTCCTCGCTTCCCCATACCCATGGAATTTCCGCCAGAGTGTTCCATGAAACGTTCTCTGCGGTTTCAAGTATGCCCTTGGATACCACCATGCATATCTGAACGGGGAATATGTCTATAGTGTGGATGTCCTTTTCGGCGTATCTGCCGTAGGAAAATCCGAGGTCAAGCTCGCCAGAGCGGAGCATCTGGGGTGTTTTGCCGGATTCACTCAGGGCAAACCTCAGAGATATCTCAGGAAGGCATTTAAGGATTGCGGCGTTGATGCTCTGCACCCGCAGAAAGACCGGATTGGTGTTCACGCCGATGGTGATGCTCCCTTTTATCTCTTTCTGCATGCGCATAGCCTGCCGCTTTATGCTTTGTACCGTGTCGTTGACTGCTATGGCACTTTCAAGCAGAGCCGCCCCCTCCTGAGTAAGCTCAACGCCTCTGGCCTGCCTTGAGAACAGGGTGACGTTCAGCTCCTCCTCAAGGAGTTTTATCTGTGTGGAGAGCGCAGAAAGGCTGAGATTCAGCTTCTGTGCCGCCTTGGTCATATTTTTCAGTTCCGCCGTAGCGGCAAATGCCGCCAGCTGTGCCAGTTCCATGGATCAAAATCCGGGCCTGTAGAGGTAATAGATCCCTCCGTCGACACCCTTAGACTGTGTTATGCTCTTTGCCTGTGAAAGAAGGGTTCTTATGAGGCTCTGTTCAGGCTCGTAGAACTCCTCAATTGCGATGTCGGGCATATCCAGCTGTTTTTTCATGGCGTTTTCGGCCTCCTCACGGGTGCCGATGGTGTCTATAAGGTCATACTGCTTCGCC of the Seleniivibrio woodruffii genome contains:
- a CDS encoding YifB family Mg chelatase-like AAA ATPase, encoding MFSKVFSALVNGIQAEIVEVETDISSVGLPTFNMVGLAETAVKESRDRVKSAMKNMNLNVFSHPITINLAPADIKKEGTHFDLPVAVGLTCSAGMVKSVPEDCMFAGELSLDGRLRAVGGILPIAEGAKLAGFTKLVVPADNADEAAVIDGIEIYPFEDLSSVVEFINGGCVGTPYAINRTKLFASVKEYEVDFSDVKGQFSARRCAEIAAAGMHNLFMIGSPGSGKTMIARRIPTILPDMTITEAIETTKIYSVAGLIKNGRDLAVHRPFCSPHHTSSSVSLIGGTSKAIPGQVSLASNGVLFLDELLEFPRNVLETLRQPLEDREVTVARAGRTVVYPANFMLVAAANPCPCGYMGDKQKECTCTPTQIHKYRSRMSGPLMDRIDMHVEVSSADISELSAMNEGEPSSEIRKRVEAAHRIQSERFKKSSTRFNSRMSEKETRKFCKLDTASEKLLETAAKKYHLSARSYSKVLKTARTIADLAGAPDIESRHLLEALQYRLIQD
- the budA gene encoding acetolactate decarboxylase, whose translation is MMRTSSFLLFALLLFGCAHNENTVTQISTIDALLAGGYDGSAQIKNLKSYGDFGIGTFDRLEGEMIILDGQVYQAKADGRIYKVGQGTTPFASVSLFRPDITMKLGSPVDFKAFEMFADSLIKDDNLFYAVKAEGKFKAMTVRSVPAQSKPYRPLAEVVRTQPVFEYKDIEGTIVGYRLPAYVKGINVAGYHLHFIDSSKTYGGHILAFEMTGGTVSIDKQNKFRMILPEKGLEELDLAKDRSDELHRVEKYKAP
- a CDS encoding LysR family transcriptional regulator gives rise to the protein MELAQLAAFAATAELKNMTKAAQKLNLSLSALSTQIKLLEEELNVTLFSRQARGVELTQEGAALLESAIAVNDTVQSIKRQAMRMQKEIKGSITIGVNTNPVFLRVQSINAAILKCLPEISLRFALSESGKTPQMLRSGELDLGFSYGRYAEKDIHTIDIFPVQICMVVSKGILETAENVSWNTLAEIPWVWGSEDCPFRTELIKSLPDIKNPKKIIVASDEYLMIELVKTGSGVCVLREDDAVWLAEQGYVDILHDRTITVPVCISCLKERKDEPLIDTALNTILSVYEG